Proteins found in one Terriglobia bacterium genomic segment:
- a CDS encoding nicotinate phosphoribosyltransferase, with the protein MVTDALLTDLYELTMGAGYFDHGKADDTATFDLYFRHNPFRGGYAVAAGLEDAVRAVLAVRFSEADLGYLRSLRSSTRTPLFSEGFLKYLSGYRFRGNLWAIPEGSVVFPNEPLLQVRGNLIECQLVETILLCHINFQTLVATKASRMWEASHHGTVVEFGLRRAHGPNGALSACRAAFIGGADATSNVKGAALLGIHATGTHAHSWVQSFPGELEAFRAYAHSFPDDCVLLVDTYDVLESGVPNAIRVAKELEEKGHRLMGIRLDSGDLAFLSKRAREMLDKAGLSYVKIVASNELDEFVITEILAQGGCIDIWGVGTKLVTASGEDGCALGGVYKMVEHNGHPKIKLSSNPEKMTNPGFKKVIRFHGADGLMEADALAHRSEDLGDGEILIIDPSNPLRRKKLDSCTRVELLCPVVDGGELVYDFPALREIRARRIDQLAHLHDSYRRLHMPHEYKVGLTYTLWHQKEQMFDEEMV; encoded by the coding sequence TTGGTCACGGACGCCCTGCTTACAGATCTATACGAACTCACCATGGGCGCGGGCTATTTTGATCATGGCAAAGCCGACGACACCGCCACCTTTGACCTTTACTTTCGACATAATCCTTTTCGCGGCGGCTATGCCGTCGCCGCCGGCCTGGAGGATGCGGTCCGGGCCGTCCTGGCCGTGCGATTCAGCGAAGCAGATCTCGGTTATCTTCGCTCGCTCCGGTCATCGACCCGTACTCCGCTTTTCTCCGAAGGTTTCCTCAAGTACCTCTCGGGCTACCGTTTCCGGGGCAATCTCTGGGCTATTCCCGAAGGCAGCGTGGTTTTTCCCAACGAGCCCCTGCTGCAGGTCCGGGGCAACTTGATCGAATGTCAGCTGGTGGAGACGATCCTCCTCTGCCACATCAATTTCCAGACCCTCGTGGCTACCAAGGCCTCACGCATGTGGGAGGCCTCCCATCACGGCACGGTGGTCGAGTTCGGGCTGCGCCGGGCACACGGGCCGAACGGCGCGCTGAGCGCGTGCCGGGCTGCTTTCATCGGCGGTGCCGACGCGACTTCCAACGTCAAAGGAGCAGCCCTGCTTGGAATCCACGCCACCGGGACGCACGCCCACAGCTGGGTTCAGTCGTTTCCTGGAGAACTGGAAGCGTTCCGTGCATATGCGCATTCGTTCCCGGATGACTGCGTGCTGCTTGTGGACACCTATGATGTCCTGGAGAGCGGCGTTCCCAACGCGATTCGGGTCGCCAAAGAACTGGAAGAGAAGGGACATCGACTGATGGGCATCCGCTTGGACAGCGGTGATCTTGCCTTCCTGAGCAAGCGGGCCCGTGAGATGCTGGATAAGGCCGGGCTCAGTTATGTCAAAATTGTAGCATCGAACGAGCTGGACGAATTTGTGATCACTGAGATTCTGGCGCAAGGCGGCTGCATAGATATCTGGGGCGTCGGGACCAAGCTCGTGACTGCCAGTGGAGAGGACGGCTGCGCCCTGGGCGGGGTTTACAAAATGGTGGAACACAACGGCCATCCCAAGATCAAACTCAGCAGCAACCCGGAAAAGATGACCAACCCGGGCTTCAAGAAAGTGATTCGCTTCCATGGCGCCGACGGGCTTATGGAAGCTGACGCACTGGCGCACAGATCGGAAGATCTCGGCGACGGTGAAATCCTCATCATCGATCCGAGCAATCCACTGCGGCGCAAAAAACTGGACTCCTGCACCCGGGTGGAACTGCTTTGTCCAGTCGTGGATGGCGGAGAATTGGTATACGACTTTCCCGCCCTGAGAGAAATTCGCGCCCGGCGCATCGATCAGCTGGCGCACCTGCATGACAGCTATCGGCGCCTGCACATGCCCCATGAATACAAGGTTGGCCTCACCTATACGTTATGGCACCAGAAGGAGCAGATGTTCGACGAGGAAATGGTGTAG